In Vibrio sp. FE10, the following are encoded in one genomic region:
- the pflA gene encoding pyruvate formate lyase 1-activating protein — MSTTGRIHSFESCGTVDGPGIRFIVFLQGCLMRCMYCHNRDTWDLHDGKEVTVEEIISEAKSYRHFMKASGGGITCSGGEAMLQPEFVRDFFRAAQAEGIHTCLDTNGYIRKHTEVIDEVLEASDLVMLDLKHMRDEIHHDFIGVSNRRTLDFARYLHKIGKKTWIRYVIVPGYTDTPEDAHLLGEFIKDMDNIEKVELLPYHKLGAHKWEALGYDYPLEGTNPPSKEKMDEIVAVLSQYHSNVKY, encoded by the coding sequence ATGTCTACAACTGGTCGCATTCACTCATTCGAATCTTGTGGTACCGTCGATGGCCCTGGTATCCGCTTCATCGTGTTTCTTCAAGGCTGCTTAATGCGTTGTATGTACTGCCATAATCGCGATACATGGGATCTTCATGACGGAAAGGAAGTAACGGTCGAAGAGATCATCAGCGAAGCAAAATCATACCGTCACTTTATGAAAGCCTCTGGTGGTGGTATCACCTGTTCTGGTGGCGAAGCGATGCTACAACCTGAGTTTGTTCGTGATTTTTTCCGCGCAGCTCAAGCTGAAGGCATTCACACTTGTCTTGATACTAATGGCTACATTCGTAAGCACACAGAAGTGATTGATGAAGTACTCGAAGCCTCTGATCTAGTGATGCTTGATCTTAAGCACATGCGAGATGAGATTCACCACGATTTCATTGGTGTATCGAATAGACGAACTCTGGATTTTGCACGCTACCTACACAAAATCGGTAAGAAGACTTGGATTCGTTATGTGATTGTTCCTGGCTACACGGACACGCCTGAAGATGCTCATCTTCTTGGTGAATTCATCAAAGACATGGATAACATCGAGAAAGTAGAACTGCTTCCATACCACAAACTTGGTGCTCATAAATGGGAAGCGCTGGGTTACGACTACCCGCTTGAAGGCACAAACCCGCCAAGCAAAGAGAAAATGGACGAGATTGTTGCTGTCCTTAGTCAGTACCATTCAAACGTAAAATACTAA
- a CDS encoding YfbU family protein: protein MEMTNAQRLILSNQYYLMSQMDPENSAKYQRLQTVVERGYELQMRELNKEFGCLTEAECREVIDIMEMYHAMQESNKMLAEQERAEVDQRRLQFLGFDIASEAQIVHYVRFLVDSEGLYPQFDKADHHFNSQMPMLDKYRRMLTTWRNCPRQYHLCATELSQIFNA from the coding sequence ATGGAAATGACCAATGCTCAGCGTCTAATTCTATCAAATCAATATTACCTAATGTCTCAAATGGATCCTGAGAACTCAGCTAAATACCAACGTCTGCAAACGGTTGTAGAGCGCGGTTACGAACTTCAAATGCGTGAACTGAACAAAGAATTTGGTTGTTTGACTGAAGCAGAATGTCGCGAAGTTATCGACATCATGGAGATGTACCATGCCATGCAAGAGTCGAACAAAATGCTAGCAGAACAAGAGCGTGCTGAAGTTGATCAACGCCGCCTACAGTTCCTAGGTTTTGATATCGCTTCTGAAGCACAAATCGTACATTACGTGCGTTTCCTTGTTGATTCTGAAGGTCTTTACCCTCAATTCGACAAAGCAGATCACCACTTCAACAGCCAAATGCCAATGCTAGATAAATACCGCCGTATGCTAACTACATGGCGCAATTGCCCTCGTCAGTATCACCTATGCGCGACAGAGCTATCTCAAATCTTTAACGCTTAA
- a CDS encoding MipA/OmpV family protein gives MKNNWLKTVVISAAILVTTNVHARISQWSLGVAASYSPAVYKDTPSNRAVIPMVGYEGEHFFMRGFSAGYRLLPAGSPQNIVFRAVYDSRTLKPGDSDNVDIQKLDERKASVLGGISYQVITLVGMFEATAGSDLGFRHNGIYAEAAWRLPLRRNGWAITPSIGYAYNSERLNNHLYGVSSAEAARTNLDEFDADWDGQYFIGLGGYLHVTPNIRVTGGVRYTNLEGDIENSPILESGINMAANVGVAYVF, from the coding sequence GTGAAGAATAATTGGTTAAAAACGGTCGTCATCAGTGCCGCAATATTAGTAACGACAAACGTACACGCGAGAATCTCACAGTGGTCACTTGGCGTTGCAGCTTCTTATTCTCCAGCGGTCTATAAAGATACTCCTTCAAATCGAGCGGTCATCCCTATGGTTGGCTATGAAGGCGAGCACTTTTTCATGCGTGGATTCAGCGCGGGTTATCGCTTACTTCCAGCGGGCTCCCCACAAAATATTGTGTTTCGAGCGGTTTATGATTCGAGAACATTAAAGCCGGGTGATTCTGATAACGTTGATATTCAAAAATTAGATGAACGTAAAGCATCAGTGTTAGGTGGTATCAGTTACCAAGTGATCACCTTGGTGGGGATGTTTGAAGCGACAGCAGGCTCTGACTTAGGGTTTAGGCATAATGGTATCTATGCGGAAGCGGCATGGCGTTTACCGCTTCGTCGCAATGGTTGGGCGATTACCCCTTCTATTGGGTATGCCTATAACAGTGAGCGCTTGAATAATCACCTGTATGGAGTGAGCTCAGCAGAAGCGGCGAGAACCAATTTGGATGAATTCGATGCAGACTGGGACGGTCAGTACTTTATTGGTTTAGGTGGTTATTTACATGTAACGCCAAATATCCGAGTGACTGGCGGTGTTCGCTATACCAACCTTGAAGGTGATATTGAGAACAGCCCAATACTTGAAAGTGGCATTAACATGGCTGCTAACGTCGGTGTTGCTTACGTCTTCTAG